The Hevea brasiliensis isolate MT/VB/25A 57/8 chromosome 9, ASM3005281v1, whole genome shotgun sequence nucleotide sequence AGTATGTGTATTGCAAACCTTAAGTGGGTATCCCAAGCAAATTACTGCTGATGCTGCAATGTCAACCTCAGCAGCTACCATGCAGCTAACTCTACAACAagccaaaattaaaatcaagaagAGAAACAACCAATATAAAATGCATTGTGCAATTAATAtgctcattttttttttccattggcCAAAATGGCAGAGCACAAAAGCACAACAAATTATCACAATTAAGCCCCATTAAGTAAAATTTAAATGATGgcacatttaatttcttttatgtaTCAAAGTTAATATGTTGGGGAGCAAAAGTATACCCAGGAACGTTACACCAAATTGAGACACCCGTATGAGCATAAGCTACTAAATTACTCAGATTAGtgcaaaaatttcaaaattctcAGGTATGGATGTAGGAAATATTAAGAGAATAACAAAAAAAAGTTCCAAAAAGTCCAGAGGTTGACCTAGAGCCCATGGATTTCCCAACCAAAATCAGTGGATGTTCAGGGTACTTAGCAGCAGCCTTTTTCACAATATCTTTGTGAAAATCCACCAATTTCTCTGCTTTAGGGGGAGCCCTCTTTTTTCCTCCAGAAATATCTAACAAATCAAATCCAGTGATTTAGAATCGCACTGACCATAATTCATATTTTTCATGAATTCAGATATATTAAAACAATCTCTAACACTTAATTTACttcaacaaaataaaataaataacgaGATTGACGCACAAGGATAGTCAAATGTGACGACTTCAATAGCCTGCAAAGCATTTTTCAACATGTCCTTCCATCTGCAATTTCAAAGAAAATAACAATAACACTATAATTACTCAACTTAATTTCGGCAACAACAAAGAAACTAGTTAGATATCGatatcaacaaaaaaaaaattaagtaaataaaaaaacaaaaacctAATCATCCAATCGGAGGAAGAAGGGGCACCGGCGCCGTGAGCAAAGACAACCACCGGCGGCTGCGATGATGACTCTTCATTTGTATATTCGCCGTGATTCTTTCGCCTTCGCTTTGACGGAGGTGAACAAGCAGCCATTTTGTATACCAGTAACTCGCAAACCACCTGAAAATTGAACCTCCAAAAGAAAAATAATCTGCTTTTGAAACCCCAAAATGGAGAAATTGGAGACATGGAATTTCGCGCCATCCAGTCATGCCATGCGTCGGTATTTCGGGCCTCTGTTGGGCTGATCCGACGCAACTTCTACCAATTCATGGGCTGGCGTTGCAAAATAAGCTCTGAGGCCTTTTTTTTTGGGTAATTGGTTATGTGTAGCCTTTTTATATAGCACTTGAATAATTAGTCATAAACAttgtattaataaattatttaattaatattttaataaaaaataattttatcttatattttatTGAATACATAttattaaatatgaatataaagtcaaattagatataaataatatatatacattcattaaattaaaaatataatacttttattagatattttattatctttttctTGACTTTGAAATATTCACAAAGCActtgtttccttttttttttttttacatatattttaagttttatttttttattaaagcacctgatttaatataaataaaaatatgcatATTCTCTTTCTACATattatatcacaattcattcctCATGCTAAAATTTGATATTTTCCACATATTTTAAgatttatcttttattttattatttttatatttttattaatatatactgCATTGCGATTCATTCCTTACACCAAGTTTTGATATACATTGGTAAACTTATATTGTGATCAAACAAATTTTAATCGAAATTATTCACATTAATAGTTAAATaacatttttcataaaaatttaatttaaataataaataaataattttacattaaattcgatattaaaaataattttagatttaCTTTGACTTTAATATAATTCTAATAAAAACCATTGTGTAGTATTTATGAATCAAGtatcaattttattatataaaaaattcaagataaaaaatgaataataattttttaaaaattcaatataaatgaaatattaaatattaacaatgattatatatatatatatatattaccctaaatttttaaataattattttatgttgatactaatgaattcattaatttaattatttaggtgataaaGATCAGACATTTTCCTGCACTCAACTGCTACAGTAGTCCCTGGTTGATTAGTGAATAtacattgattttatttataatttcaataatattatacatacaaagcatgctcatgcatttatttataattatatttatatagctATTATAGGCACGCTTTTTGTTAcattattatttgatgaaattgatgtgggTGTCGCCTTAGTGCGTTTGTTAGTGTATGTGAGGTGTGGTACtagatatggataggatgggCAGATCGACTTGAGCTAGTCTTGCTTGAGGCCCagtcctttttgtgataagttggggtgagtacggctttgagttgatctcactgacccctgcatttggattattaagagaaagtccgactcgagttaatctcgctggcagaggttagaaTTAAGAGACCtgtgtaggggatcagctcccatatatatatagttgattaatgtgacacacaggtgtgtgagtactctaaattattctttgtgtgaATATTTTTTGAAACTTAGTTGAATGTATTGATATATGTTGTATTTCATTATTAGGGATGCATTAGATAGtcatagaaattgtatttaaaattaatatattactctatgagttgaacgctcattcttgttcaccctattttttttcCAGGTTACAGGTGGTTCTCTTTCTTTGTGATTACCTTGCTTCCTTCTTCGCAGGTTTACTAGCAGCAAATATCAGTATTTCATagtattgattaaaaatctagacTCTGTATGTGCTAGGAATATTATATTTGGTGTAGGACTATAAAAGATTATTTGttttgaaattgtaaacctaTATTTATGCACGTGTGGTTGAATGGGATGAATAAATATACATTGGATgtgtaataccctcactgtagcaattccgtacattctactgttcatgtgatcggtgtcggtccaaacagctagaacgtttagaaaaacatttaaattaaagtgagaagCTATAATTAActgaaataataataagaaaaatataggaaaaattttagaaataaaatataaccaaattaaatgag carries:
- the LOC110671535 gene encoding uncharacterized protein LOC110671535, whose amino-acid sequence is MAACSPPSKRRRKNHGEYTNEESSSQPPVVVFAHGAGAPSSSDWMIRWKDMLKNALQAIEVVTFDYPYISGGKKRAPPKAEKLVDFHKDIVKKAAAKYPEHPLILVGKSMGSRVSCMVAAEVDIAASAVICLGYPLKAMNGAVRDETLLQLEVPILFVQGSKDGLCPLDKLEAVCKKMKSINELHVIDGGDHSFKIAKKHLQTKGLSQDEAEDLAVQAVVSFVSRCLRGK